A single region of the Nitrospirota bacterium genome encodes:
- a CDS encoding IS200/IS605 family transposase: MSQYIHKSHNVSVLMYHLVCTAKYRRVVFSK, from the coding sequence ATGAGTCAGTACATACATAAAAGCCACAATGTTTCTGTATTGATGTATCACTTGGTGTGTACAGCGAAATATCGGAGAGTTGTTTTTAGCAAA